The Streptomyces sp. NBC_00335 DNA window ACACAGCATGGTTGGGAAGGCGCTCCGACGACTGTCCCACAGTTCGTTGCGGATGCGAAGAGGTCCGGAGTTCCGCGAGGACCGCACTCGCCGCCGTCGGGCTGAAATGCGCCCGCCCCGCGCGGACGTCGCGGACGGCTTCGACGAGGTGATCCGGCGTGAATTCGCCGTGCACCAAGTAGCCGCCCGCACCCAGCAGCAGCGCCTCGCGGACGATCTCCGACTCCTGGCTGTACGTCAGCATCAGCACCGATGCGAGCTGCACGAGGTGCGGCAGGGCCGAGATGCCGTCCACGCCCGGCATCCGGACGTCCAGGAGGACCACATCCGGGGAGTGGAGCCGCGTCAGGCGGAGCGCCTCGCGGCCGTCCGCCGCCTCCGCCGCCACCTGTATGTCCTCGGCGGTATCCAGGAGAGCCGCCAGGCCGGCCCGTACGACCGGGTTGTCGTCGGCGATGAGCACGCGCAGCGGCGCCATCACACACCCCTCCCCACGGCGAGGGCCGACAGCGGAAGGGCCAGGCGGACCTGTGTCCCCGGCTGCCCGCCCGGGCGGGAACCGATGTGGAGGCGGGCACCGATCGCGGCCGCTCGTTCCGCCATGCCCACCAAGCCGAAGCGGCCCGCGCCGGACAGCGACGCGAGGTCGACATCGTCCGGGAGCCCGCGTCCGTCGTCTTCGATCACCAGGAGGAGATCAGGGGCGTCGACGGCCGCCTCTACCGTGATCCGTGCGGCCCCCGCATGGCGCCGGGCGTTCTCCACGGCCTCCCCCGCCACCGCCAGCAAGTGCCGGGCCACGGGGGACGGCACCACCGGGAGGGTGCCGGTCACGCGCAGCTCGGCGACGTCGGGGTCGGGGCCGATCCGGGCCTGGAGTTCCGAGGCCAGGGACACCCCCGGCGCGTCCAAGTCCCTTCGCAGGTCGTCCAGTACCTCCCGGGACTCCGTCGCCGCGCGGCGGGCCGCGCCGGACACCAGGGCGGCCTGGCGGCGGAGGGTCGCAGGGTCGGTGGTGCGACTCAGGGAGTCGGCGGCCAGGGCCAGGCCGTGCAGGGTCTTCGCGAGGGAGTCGTGCAACTCGCGGGCCAGGTGTTCCCGTTCGGCTTGCACCGCCTCCGCCACCGCCCGGCGGGCACGGGTCTCCAGCAGGGCCTGGCCGGCCGTGCCGAAGCGGAGGAGCAGGCTGCGCAGGGAGGCCCCGGCCGCACCCGCCAGGACGCAGAGCACGGCCAGCGTCAGGGCCTCGGCGACGAGCGCCACCACGGCCGCCTGGACGATCGCGTAGACCGCCGCGCCGGGGCGACCGTAGACGATCCCGGCGAGGAGCGGGGTGCACACCGCGATGAGGAGGAGCGGGGAGCCGGGGGTGGCCGTCAGGAACAGGAGTCCGCCGAAGAAAGCCCAGTCGACCACCAGCGGCCAGCGGTGGCGCAGGAGCAGCGGTCCGAAGCGCTCCCATTCGCGGAACAGGACGTAGGACAGCAGGAAGGTCAGCAGGACCGCTCCGCCCGCCAGGTGCGTCGGTGCCCCGGGCGCCGTGCGGCTCAGCACCACCGGCGTCGCGAGGGCGATCATCACGAGGCGGAAGGCGAAGACCTGGCGGCACAGCGCCTGCAGGGCGTTGGCCTGGAGGGCGATCGGCAGCTGCACCGCGGGGCGGGCGGACGGCCGGTCGCGTGCGGCGGCGGACGCCATGGCATCCAGCGAGGCGGTCATGGCTCAGCCGCCCCCGAACATGGCGCCGAAGTCCACGTCGGCTCCGTACACGAACCCGCCGATCAGAAGGATCATGGTCCCGGGGAGCATGAACATCGTGACGACGAAGGTGGCCTTCGGGACGGCCTTGGCGGCCCGGCGGCGGGCGTTCTGGGCGTCCGTACGCCGCATGTCCTCGGCGATGGCGATCAGGGTGTCGACGATCGGGGAGCCGAGCTCCTCGCCCTGCTGGAGGGCGGTGACGAACTGCGCGACCTGCTCGGAGTCGTTGCGGCGGCGCAGCTCGTCGAAGGCCTGGCGGCGGCTGACGCCCATGGTCATCTGCTGGAGGGTGATCCGGATCTCGTCGGACCACGGGCCCTCGTACTTGTCCGCGACCCGCTCCAGCGCGGGCCGGAAGCCGAGCCCGGCGCTGACGACCACGGCGAGGACGTCCAGGAAGTCCGGCAGGGTCCGGTCGATGTGGTCGCGACGGATCCGGATCGCCGACCAGAGGCCGGCCTCGATCCAGAAAAGGCCGAAGGCGACCATCAGCAGGGCCAGGATCAGCTGGCCGTTGATCAGCATGGCGAAGGCGCCGACCGCGCCGAGGAAGGCGTACACGGCGCGGCGGGCGGCGTAGCGGTCGATGGTCAGGCCGGACGGGTTGCCCGCCGTGTCGATCTGGCGGCGCTTGCGCGCCACCCGGTCGGGGCCCATCAGGCGCAGTATCAGCGGCGCGTAGCGGATGCCGATGCGGTCGATGAGGGAGCCGACGGCCGTCGTGCGGGTGGCGCCGACCTCCAGGGCCAGCATCAGGTCGGACGGGAGTTTGGTGTCGGCGCGGTAGAGCCGGACGCCGTGGAACACGCCGAAGACCGACAGGCCCACGGCCAGGGCCAGGAGCAGCGCGATCATGCGGACCTCCTCATACGTCGATCTTGGACAGGCGGCGGATGGCCAGGAATCCGAGCGCGAAGAGCCCCAGGGCGATCAGTACGGCGATCTGCCCGATGCCCGCTCCGGTCATCCGGTCCAGGGCGCCGGGCATCATCGCGTCCACGAGGAGCAGCGAGCCGACGCCCATCACCGGGACGAGGTACGCGGTGGCCGTGACCTGGGACAGCTGGGTACGGACCTCCCGACGGGTCTCCTTGCGCTGCTCCAGCGTCACCGTGAGGTTGCGCAGGCTGCCGACGATCGCCCCGCCCGCGCGGGCGGACAGGACGAGGGTGGAGACGAGTACGACCAACTCGCGGGAGGGCAGTCGTTCTTCGATCTCCCCCAGAGCCTCCTCGATGGAGTGCCCGACCGCGAGCCGGTTGGCGACCCGGGCCAGTTCCTCGCCGGCCGGTGCCTCCAGTTCCTCGGCCGCCATGCCGATGGCGGTACGCAGGGCCAGGCCGGCCTGGGTGGCGTTGGCGAGGATCCGGGCCAGGTCGGGGAGCTGGTTGATGAACCGCTCGGTGCGGCGCGACCGCTGCCAGTTGAGGAAGGCGTTGGCGCCCCAGAGGGCGATCAGGCCGGCCACCGGGCCGAAGAAGGGGGCCAGGAAGGAGGCCGAGACCAGCCAGATCCCGGCGACCGTGGCCAGCATGTAGACGAAGTACTCGCCGACGGTGAGGTCCAGGCCGGTCACCGCGAGCTTGCGCTCGATGCCGCGCCCCAGCTGGGTCTTGCGCAGGCGCCGGTCCACGCCCTGGAAGCGGCGCGTACGGCCGAGGGGCGCGGGCATGCCGGTCGCCGAGAGGCGCTCGATGAGCGCGGCGCGCTGGGCGCGGCCGGCGGCGTAGACGTGGAGGCCGACGACCACGAGGACGCAGGCCAGCAGCGTGGCGCCGAGGGTGAGGAGGACGAGTGGGTTCACAAGGCGGTCCGGGTGATGCGGGCGGGCAGGGGGCCGGTGAGGGGGTCCGTGAGCGGGTCGGCCGGCACCGACTCGACCCCGAAGGCCTGCGGGATCGGCTGGTTGTTCATGTAGAGGCGGTCGGCGAGCCAGCGCGGCAGCGGGTAGTACTCGAAGCGGCCGTGGACGCGGCCGTCGGGGCCCATGGGCATCGCCGCGAAGCGGCAGACCGTCGTGATGCGGAAGGGCTCGCGGCCGTGCGAGTCGAGGAGGGAGATCTCGGTGATGCGGCGCGTGCCGTCGCCGAAGCGGGTGAGCTGGACGATGACGTGGACGGCGCTGTTGATCTGGTCCTGGAGCGCCTCGAAGGGGATCTCCACCTCGGACATCGAGGCGAGGGTCTGCAGGCGCATCAGGGCGTCGACGGAACTGTTCGCGTGCACGGTGGCCAGCGAGCCGTCGTGACCGGTGGACATCGCCTGGAGCATGTCGAGCGTCTCGCCGCCGCGGACCTCGCCGACGATGATGCGGTCGGGGCGCATGCGCAGGGAGTTGCGGACCAGGTCGCGGATGGTGATCTCTCCCTTGCCCTCCACGTTGGCCGGGCGGGATTCGAGCCGGATGACGTGCGCCTGCTGGAGCTGGAGCTCGGCGGAGTCCTCGATCGTGATGATGCGCTCGCCCTCCGGGATCAGGCCGGAGAGGGCGTTGAGGAGGGTGGTCTTGCCGGTGCCGGTGGCGCCGGAGACGATCACGTTCAGCTTGGCCGCGACCAGACCCGACAGCAGGAGGACCATCTGCTCGTCCAGGGAGCCGACGCCGATCATCTCGTGGAGAGTGAAGGCGCGGGGGAAGCGGCGGATCGTGAGGGTGGCGCCGGTCAGGGAGAGCGGCGGGATGATCACGTTGACGCGCTCGCCGCTGGGCAGACGGGCGTCGACCATCGGGTTCGCCTCGTCCACACGGCGGTTGACCGTGGAGACGATGCGCTCGATGGTCTGCATCAGCTGCTCGTGCGAGGCGAAGCGGAGCGGGAGCTGCTCCACGCGGCCGGAACGCTCCACGAAGATCTGGTCGGGGCCGTTGACCATGATCTCGGAGATGGTCGGGTCTTCGAGGAGCGGTTCGAGCACGCCGAGGCCGAGGGCCTCGTCCACGACGCGGCGGATGAGCTGGGACCGCTCGGCGGTGGAGAGGACCGGGCCCTCGCGGCTGATGATGTGGCCGAGGACGCGCTCCAGGCGCGCGCGGCGCTCTGCCGGCGCGAGCGCGGACATCTCGGCGAGGTCGATCTCCTCCAGCAGCTTCGCGCGGTACGAGGAGACCAGGCGGCCGTCCTCGCGCGGGTTGTGGCGGTCGTCGGGGGTGTTCACCCTGGAACGCAGGCTCATGGTCCGGTCACTTCCAGTCTTCGGGCATGGCGGCGGTCCGGGTGACGGTGCGGTCGGCCACCCCGGGCACGATCGAGTCGATGGTGATGGTCACCCTCATCGTGATCGCGTCCCCAGTCCTACCCGGGCTGATGTCCGCTCGCCGCGCGAGGCTCGGCCTGATCGCTGCCAGTCCTGCTTGCACCCCCGTGCCCCGCTCGCGCGCTTCCACGCGCGCCGCCGTACGAGCCGCCGTCTCGGCCTGCTGGACCACGTAGGCGGACCAGCCGAGCTGGATCCCGCCAAGCCCGACCAGGAGCAGGAAGGGCAGGAAACCGATGTACTCCAGGGCGACTTGACCCCGGTCGCGATCGCCGCCGCGGATGCTGCGGAGCCGGTTCATCTCAGTCCTCCTGCTCGTTCGGGGAGCCGCCGTGGCCTTCGATGGGGATGCCGATGTCGAAGCCCGGGAACAGGATGGGAAGGTTGAGCCTGACCTTGGCCGTGTAGAGGTTCCCCGAGGCCCCGCACTGCGCGGGCGGCATTTTCCAGCCCGCCGAGATGTGCTCCCGCGCGGCTGTCTGGCAGGCACCCTCTCCGTGCACCGCGCCCACCCGTGCCGCCTCGTCCGCCGCGTTCCCGGCCAGGGAGTACGCGTACCCGATCAGCACGCACTCCCACACCGCCACCACGATGAGCAGGATGAACGGGAGCATGCCGACGAACTCGAACGCCACCTGCCCCCGATCCCCACGGCCCCGTATCCGGCTCAGTACCCCGGCCCGTCTCCGCCCGGACACCCCTCAGCCCTCCCGCCCGCGCCGCAGCCACGGTCCGAGGGCGCCGCGGTCGCCGCCGCGCAGCCGGGCCACCGGCCCGGAGCCCCGTACCGCCAGGGCCGCGCCGGGCTCCGCAGAGGGGACGGCGGCGGGGTCCGCGTCGGGGGCGGTCAGCAGGCCCAGTTCGCCCGCCACCGCCCACAGGGCCTGCTTGACCGTCGAGCGGTTGTCCAGGTCCTGCACCCGGCCCGCGTCGACGACGGCCTGGAGTTCCTTGAAGGCCGCCGGCACGGGGGTGCGTACCGCCCGGGTCTTGGTGATCTTCTCTATCAGGGCGGGCTGGATCTCGGTCTGCTTGGACCAGCGGTTGACGACCATGGTCGTTTCCTCCGCCTTCCTGACCTGGAGGCGTTCCCACATCCGGACCATCCGCTTGGCGGCCCGTACGGCTATCACGTCGGGGGTGGTGACCAGGACGGCCACGTCCGCGAGTTCCACGGCGGCCGCGTTGGCGCCGGTCACCTGGGTTCCGCAGTCGATGACGACCAGCTCGTAGCGGGCGCGCAGGGCGGCGATCACGTGACGGGCGGCGCGGTCGTCGACCTCCTCGCCGCGTTCGCCGTCGGCCGGCGCCAGGAGCAGCGCGAGCCCGGTGCGGTCGTCGTAGACGGCGTCCGACAGGACGCGCGGGGAGATGTCCTGGATGCCGGCGAGGTCGGCGATGGAGCGGCGGAACTGCACGTCGAGGTACGAGCCGATGTCGCCGGCCTGGAGGTCCAGGTCGACCAGGGCGGTGCGCCGGCCCGCGGCCACCGCGGCCAGTGCGAACTGCACGGCCGCGAAGGTGGCGCCGACCCCGCCCTTGGCCCCGGTGACCGTGACGACCTTGCCGCCCGGGCCGCTGGGCAGCTCCGGGCCGCGGCCCAGGTGGCGGCGTACGCCCACGGACCACTGGGCGGCGGCCTGGACGCGGGCGGCGAGCTCCTCGTAGGCCAGGGGCAGGCCGATCAGGCCGCGGGCGCCGGAGTCCATGGCGGCGGAGAAGAGGGCGGGGCTCGTGTCGGAGGTGACGAGGACGACGCCGACGGCGGGGAAGCGCAGGGCGACCTCGCGGATGAGGTCCAGGACGGGGAGCGGACCGATCCGCTCGTGTACGAGGACCACCTCGGGCAGTTCGTCGATCGACTCGGCGGCGAGCCGGGCGAGCGTGTCGAGGAGGAAGGTGGAGTCGGGGACGGGGGCGGCCGGCTCGGCGCCCGGGAGCTGGCTGAGCAGGGTGGCGATGATGCGCGCGGATTCCGGGTCGCCGACCGCGGGGAGGATGCGAGTGGTCATCGGCGCCTCACTTGTCCCCTTCGAGGGTGTAGTAGCGGTCGCCCGGGTTGGGCGCCGAGTCGGTGCCGGGTGCCACCAGGGCCAGGCGTACGTGCACCGCGAAGGACTCGGCGTAGGCGACGCGCTGGGTGTCCTCGGTGGACAGGGCGAAGGTGATCGGGACGGCGTCGGTGGCCTTCTTGTCGCTGTCCTTGGGGTCGAGGGGGGTGAGCTTGCCGACGTTGATGACGCGGGCGTTGGCCACCATGACCACCGACGTGTCGGGGCCGTCGGCCTTCTTGCTCTTGAAGGTGCCGATGATGTTGACCTTGGAGCCGGGGGTGACTTTGCCCGCCACGCCCGTCGAGGCGTCGATCATGATGGCCATCTCCTGCTCCCCGGCCTGGAGCTTCGGCTTGTCGACGAACATGTCGCTCTGGAGCAGCGAGCCCTTCTTCAGGGCGGTGAGCGCCAGCTTGTCCCTGAGTGCGCCGAGGTCCGTGACGGCGGTCGCGGACAGCCACCGCTTCGGGAGCGTGACCTGCTCGAACTGGCCGGCCGTCAGGGGGGTGTACGGGGCTATGTCGCCCTTGACCCGGTAGGCGACGACCTCGTTGCCGACCTTGGAGTTGACGTCTCCCATCACCACGAGGACTCCGCCGAAGGCGGCGAGGGCGCACAGGACCGACAGGATCAGCAGGATGACGCCGCGGCGCTGGCGTGAGTTCATGGCCGTCTTACCTCGCCGTTCTTCATTCGTTCGGGCCGGTCAGTGTCTGGATCTGGATCTGGGGCGGAGCCGGGCCGCGGAGGCGGAGGCGGATCCCGACGCGGATCCGGCTGCCGTCGGCGGGGGCGGCTGCGGTGCGAGGAGCGGGGCGGCGCAGAAGCCGCAGCGGTCGCCGATGAGCTCGAACCCGCACCAGCGGCACTCCTCGCGGCGGACCGAGGCGACGAGCTGGTAGAGCACCGAGGGGTCCGGGATGGCGGCCGCGAACTCCACGAGCTTCGGCGTGGCCCACCAGGCGGGCGAGTCGGCGGG harbors:
- a CDS encoding response regulator, with protein sequence MAPLRVLIADDNPVVRAGLAALLDTAEDIQVAAEAADGREALRLTRLHSPDVVLLDVRMPGVDGISALPHLVQLASVLMLTYSQESEIVREALLLGAGGYLVHGEFTPDHLVEAVRDVRAGRAHFSPTAASAVLAELRTSSHPQRTVGQSSERLPNHAVFGLSSREEEVMGLIASGMSNQQIAASCFISEKTVKNHINRIFAKLQTATRSEAIARWLGTARPGVTGHG
- a CDS encoding sensor histidine kinase, which codes for MTASLDAMASAAARDRPSARPAVQLPIALQANALQALCRQVFAFRLVMIALATPVVLSRTAPGAPTHLAGGAVLLTFLLSYVLFREWERFGPLLLRHRWPLVVDWAFFGGLLFLTATPGSPLLLIAVCTPLLAGIVYGRPGAAVYAIVQAAVVALVAEALTLAVLCVLAGAAGASLRSLLLRFGTAGQALLETRARRAVAEAVQAEREHLARELHDSLAKTLHGLALAADSLSRTTDPATLRRQAALVSGAARRAATESREVLDDLRRDLDAPGVSLASELQARIGPDPDVAELRVTGTLPVVPSPVARHLLAVAGEAVENARRHAGAARITVEAAVDAPDLLLVIEDDGRGLPDDVDLASLSGAGRFGLVGMAERAAAIGARLHIGSRPGGQPGTQVRLALPLSALAVGRGV
- a CDS encoding DUF5936 domain-containing protein, yielding MALLLALAVGLSVFGVFHGVRLYRADTKLPSDLMLALEVGATRTTAVGSLIDRIGIRYAPLILRLMGPDRVARKRRQIDTAGNPSGLTIDRYAARRAVYAFLGAVGAFAMLINGQLILALLMVAFGLFWIEAGLWSAIRIRRDHIDRTLPDFLDVLAVVVSAGLGFRPALERVADKYEGPWSDEIRITLQQMTMGVSRRQAFDELRRRNDSEQVAQFVTALQQGEELGSPIVDTLIAIAEDMRRTDAQNARRRAAKAVPKATFVVTMFMLPGTMILLIGGFVYGADVDFGAMFGGG
- a CDS encoding type II secretion system F family protein codes for the protein MNPLVLLTLGATLLACVLVVVGLHVYAAGRAQRAALIERLSATGMPAPLGRTRRFQGVDRRLRKTQLGRGIERKLAVTGLDLTVGEYFVYMLATVAGIWLVSASFLAPFFGPVAGLIALWGANAFLNWQRSRRTERFINQLPDLARILANATQAGLALRTAIGMAAEELEAPAGEELARVANRLAVGHSIEEALGEIEERLPSRELVVLVSTLVLSARAGGAIVGSLRNLTVTLEQRKETRREVRTQLSQVTATAYLVPVMGVGSLLLVDAMMPGALDRMTGAGIGQIAVLIALGLFALGFLAIRRLSKIDV
- a CDS encoding CpaF family protein, giving the protein MSLRSRVNTPDDRHNPREDGRLVSSYRAKLLEEIDLAEMSALAPAERRARLERVLGHIISREGPVLSTAERSQLIRRVVDEALGLGVLEPLLEDPTISEIMVNGPDQIFVERSGRVEQLPLRFASHEQLMQTIERIVSTVNRRVDEANPMVDARLPSGERVNVIIPPLSLTGATLTIRRFPRAFTLHEMIGVGSLDEQMVLLLSGLVAAKLNVIVSGATGTGKTTLLNALSGLIPEGERIITIEDSAELQLQQAHVIRLESRPANVEGKGEITIRDLVRNSLRMRPDRIIVGEVRGGETLDMLQAMSTGHDGSLATVHANSSVDALMRLQTLASMSEVEIPFEALQDQINSAVHVIVQLTRFGDGTRRITEISLLDSHGREPFRITTVCRFAAMPMGPDGRVHGRFEYYPLPRWLADRLYMNNQPIPQAFGVESVPADPLTDPLTGPLPARITRTAL
- a CDS encoding TadE/TadG family type IV pilus assembly protein, whose translation is MNRLRSIRGGDRDRGQVALEYIGFLPFLLLVGLGGIQLGWSAYVVQQAETAARTAARVEARERGTGVQAGLAAIRPSLARRADISPGRTGDAITMRVTITIDSIVPGVADRTVTRTAAMPEDWK
- a CDS encoding TadE/TadG family type IV pilus assembly protein, translated to MAFEFVGMLPFILLIVVAVWECVLIGYAYSLAGNAADEAARVGAVHGEGACQTAAREHISAGWKMPPAQCGASGNLYTAKVRLNLPILFPGFDIGIPIEGHGGSPNEQED
- a CDS encoding AAA family ATPase, producing the protein MTTRILPAVGDPESARIIATLLSQLPGAEPAAPVPDSTFLLDTLARLAAESIDELPEVVLVHERIGPLPVLDLIREVALRFPAVGVVLVTSDTSPALFSAAMDSGARGLIGLPLAYEELAARVQAAAQWSVGVRRHLGRGPELPSGPGGKVVTVTGAKGGVGATFAAVQFALAAVAAGRRTALVDLDLQAGDIGSYLDVQFRRSIADLAGIQDISPRVLSDAVYDDRTGLALLLAPADGERGEEVDDRAARHVIAALRARYELVVIDCGTQVTGANAAAVELADVAVLVTTPDVIAVRAAKRMVRMWERLQVRKAEETTMVVNRWSKQTEIQPALIEKITKTRAVRTPVPAAFKELQAVVDAGRVQDLDNRSTVKQALWAVAGELGLLTAPDADPAAVPSAEPGAALAVRGSGPVARLRGGDRGALGPWLRRGREG
- the cpaB gene encoding Flp pilus assembly protein CpaB, yielding MNSRQRRGVILLILSVLCALAAFGGVLVVMGDVNSKVGNEVVAYRVKGDIAPYTPLTAGQFEQVTLPKRWLSATAVTDLGALRDKLALTALKKGSLLQSDMFVDKPKLQAGEQEMAIMIDASTGVAGKVTPGSKVNIIGTFKSKKADGPDTSVVMVANARVINVGKLTPLDPKDSDKKATDAVPITFALSTEDTQRVAYAESFAVHVRLALVAPGTDSAPNPGDRYYTLEGDK